The bacterium genome includes a window with the following:
- a CDS encoding 2-amino-4-hydroxy-6-hydroxymethyldihydropteridine diphosphokinase, with protein sequence DMTMDAFARFLKDVEKSLKRERTENKFGPRTIDLDIVVWNNAVIDDDVYTRGFLKKAVKFLIPDIF encoded by the coding sequence GATATGACTATGGATGCATTTGCACGCTTTCTTAAAGATGTGGAAAAGAGCCTTAAAAGAGAGAGAACTGAAAACAAGTTCGGCCCGCGTACAATAGACCTTGATATTGTAGTTTGGAATAATGCTGTTATTGATGATGATGTTTACACAAGAGGCTTTTTGAAAAAAGCAGTCAAATTTTTAATTCCTGATATCTTTTAA